Proteins encoded by one window of Panicum virgatum strain AP13 chromosome 7N, P.virgatum_v5, whole genome shotgun sequence:
- the LOC120683010 gene encoding uncharacterized protein LOC120683010 isoform X2 yields the protein MDKARKRKAAHTGRPPNEQLTNNDSSIPASQLGSSISESLLPSQRVVRQRALLSSDLPRPESSTAAETRKKRKAAIASGRQEENSESPLHNRHRRNCSLRGHSGPISDCCYMKLLILPSKNHRRNTHTNIWHCFRTPLFGKSESNMLILWCSLLG from the exons ATGGACAAAGCACGCAAGCGGAAGGCTGCTCATACAG GGAGACCCCCCAATGAGCAATTGACGAATAATGATTCATCCATACCGGCTTCTCAGTTAGGAAGCTCCATTTCAGAATCTCTCCTTCCATCACAGAGAGTGGTCAGACAACGAGCCCTGCTATCTTCAG ATTTGCCACGGCCAGAGTCATCTACTGCTGCTGAAACACGTAAGAAACGTAAGGCAGCTATAGCTTCTGGAAGACAGGAAG AGAATTCAGAGTCTCCTCTTCATAACCGACACCGCC GGAATTGTTCCCTAAGAGGACATTCAGGTCCTATCTCAGACTGCTGCTATATGAAGCTGCTAATACTGCCATCAAAGAATCACCGGCGAAACACACATACAAATATCTG GCACTGTTTTCGCACCCCTTTATTTGGGAAGTCAGAATCAAACATGCTCATATTGTGGTGCTCGCTTTTGGGCTGA
- the LOC120680947 gene encoding ABC transporter B family member 19-like, with translation MDDFSFSRSGKHQRRRQGARSPFTTADNSTSFAAPVLVGRRGLDDKSWQSSVSWQPDTSWAQPHGLGAAIGPWAPAGSSESASRRGPALFRRTARDYYLSTRSSRRTYRDRSSVARQPRAGGGKRLELQSVVTDASRAIVVAPNTSFASNDDIVSSTTAVRTAAGLDSGDKAMVKHSGTYNNAMSREVSFSRDNHDKLYVPPRRDAPSFGYDVSVASYSHSQRYDDGGGYSYDGEDDGDCEIEVRIGKPVSISGLFKYSTPLDILLLVLGCVGATINGGSLPWYSYLFGNFINKVVNTDKAQMMTDVKQISFYMVFLAAVVVIGAYLEITCWRIIGERSALRIRREYLKGVLRQKIGFFDTEVSTGEVMQSISSDVAQIQDVMGEKMAGFVHHVFTFIFGYAVGFTKSWKIALAVFAVTPLMMSCGIAYKAIYGGLTARDEASYQRAGSVAQQAISSIRTVLSFVMEDRLADKYAEWLNQAAPIGIKMGFAKGAGMGMIYLVTYSQWALALWYGSDLVAKGEIKGGDAIACFFGVMVGGRHVLRRGLALSLSYYAQFAQGTVAAGRVFEIIDRVPEIDAYDSGGRMLSTVRGQIEFKDVEFTYPSRPEAIILYNLNLTIPASKMLALVGVSGGGKSTMFALIERFYDPTRGTIKLDGQDLPSLNLRWLRSLIGLVGQEPILFATSIIENVMMGKENATRQEALAACTKANAHTFVLGLPDGYDTQVGDRGTQLSGGQKQRIALARAIIRDPRILLLDEPTSALDAESEALVQRSIDHLSAGRTVVVIAHRLATVRNADTIAVLDRGAVVESGRHADLMARGGPYAALVKLAADGGSFTDESGYEMSMMSKSRHRVETIHEEASPKDAPAKFSVSEIWQLQRREGPLLILGFLMGINAGAVFSVFPLLLGQAVEVYFDADTSKMKRQVGYLAVAVVGLGVACILTMIGQQGLCGWAGARLTMRVRDRLFRAIMKQEPAWFDEEDNAMGVLVTRLARDAIAFRSMFGDRYAVLLMAVGSAGVGLGICFALDWRLTLVAMGCTPLTLGASYLNLLINVGPKSDDGTYARASSVAAGAVSNVRTVAALCAQGNIVRTFNRALDAPVSKARRRSQIMGIILGLSQGAMYGAYTVTLWAGALFIKRDESKFGNVSKIFLILVLSSFSVGQLAGLAPDTSGAPAAIAGILSILKRRPTINEDAAKRRTIKDGRPIDVDLKNVTFAYPSRPGVTVLNGFSMRVKAGSTTAVVGASGSGKSTVVWLVQRFYDPVDGKVMVGSIDVRELDLKWLRGECAMVGQEPALFTGSIRENIGFGNQKASWAEIEDAAKEANIHKFIAGLPDGYDTQVGESGVQLSGGQKQRIAIARAIVKQSRILLLDEASSALDLESEKHVQEALRKVSRRATTIVVAHRLSTVREADRIAVVSNGRVIEFGSHDDLLANHRDGLYADMVKAEVEAQAFA, from the exons ATGGATGACTTCTCCTTCTCCCGCTCCGGCAAGCACCAGCGTCGCCGGCAAGGCGCGCGTTCTCCCTTCACCACGGCAGACAACTCCACCTCTTTTGCCGCCCCTGTGCTGGTCGGGCGCCGGGGCCTCGATGACAAGTCGTGGCAGAGCTCCGTGTCCTGGCAGCCGGACACGTCGTGGGCGCAGCCGCACGGCCTCGGCGCAGCCATCGGGCCATGGGCACCGGCGGGGTCGTCGGAGTCTGCCTCCCGGCGTGGGCCAGCGCTTTTCCGCCGGACAGCAAGGGACTACTACTTGTCAACACGGTCGTCGAGACGAACATACCGAGACCGGTCGTCGGTGGCGAGGCAGCCCCGAGCTGGCGGCGGCAAGCGCCTGGAGCTACAGAGTGTCGTGACCGACGCGAGCCGCGCCATCGTTGTGGCGCCCAACACTTCTTTTGCCAGCAACGATGACATCGTCAGCTCGACCACCGCCGTTCGCACGGCCGCCGGCCTAGACTCCGGAGACAAGGCGATGGTGAAGCACAGCGGCACCTACAACAACGCCATGTCCCGTGAAGTCTCCTTTTCGCGCGACAACCACGACAAGCTCTACGTTCCGCCGCGGCGGGACGCGCCTAGTTTTGGCTACGACGTCAGCGTCGCGTCGTACAGCCACAGCCAGCGctacgacgacggcggcggctacagttacgacggcgaggacgacggcgacTGTGAGATCGAGGTGAGGATCGGAAAGCCTGTCAGCATCTCCGGGCTGTTTAAGTACTCGACACCGTTAGACATCCTCCTCCTCGTTCTCGGGTGTGTTGGTGCCACAATCAACGGTGGCTCACTTCCCTGGTACTCGTATCTGTTCGggaatttcatcaacaaggttgTCAACACCGATAAGGCACAGATGATGACGGATGTCAAACAG ATCAGCTTTTACATGGTGTTTCTTGCTGCAGTAGTTGTGATAGGGGCCTATCTTG AGATCACGTGTTGGAGGATCATTGGCGAGAGGTCGGCGCTCCGCATACGACGGGAGTACCTAAAGGGGGTGCTGAGGCAAAAGATTGGGTTCTTCGACACGGAGGTCAGCACGGGCGAGGTGATGCAAAGCATCTCCAGTGATGTCGCTCAAATCCAGGATGTCATGGGAGAGAAG ATGGCAGGCTTTGTGCATCACGTcttcaccttcatcttcggttaCGCGGTCGGCTTCaccaaatcatggaagattgcTCTTGCGGTCTTCGCTGTCACACCTCTCATGATGTCCTGCGGCATCGCCTACAAGGCCATCTATGGCGGCCTCACCGCCAGGGACGAG GCATCATACCAACGTGCAGGCAGCGTGGCCCAGCAGGCGATCAGCTCGATCCGGACTGTCCTCTCCTTCGTGATGGAGGACCGGCTGGCTGACAAATACGCTGAGTGGCTGAACCAGGCAGCTCCAATCGGTATAAAGATGGGCTTCGCCAAGGGCGCAGGTATGGGCATGATCTACCTAGTAACCTACTCCCAGTGGGCTCTGGCGTTGTGGTATGGCTCGGACCTGGTTGCCAAGGGCGAGATCAAAGGTGGCGACGCAATCGCCTGCTTCTTCGGTGTCATGGTCGGAGGAAGGCATGTAT TGCGCAGGGGTTTGGCGTTATCGCTGTCCTACTACGCCCAGTTCGCACAggggacggtggcggcggggcgagtCTTCGAGATCATCGACCGGGTGCCGGAGATTGACGCATACGATAGCGGCGGTCGCATGTTGTCGACAGTAAGGGGGCAGATCGAGTTCAAGGACGTGGAGTTCACGTACCCGTCGCGCCCGGAGGCCATCATCTTGTACAACCTGAATCTTACCATCCCCGCTTCCAAGATGCTGGCGCTTGTTGGCGTTAGCGGAGGGGGCAAGTCCACTATGTTCGCGCTCATCGAAAGGTTCTACGACCCGACGCGAG GGACGATTAAGTTGGACGGCCAGGACCTGCCATCGCTAAATCTTAGGTGGCTGCGCTCGCTGATCGGCTTGGTCGGACAGGAGCCCATCCTGTTTGCCACCTCCATCATAGAGAACGTTATGATGGGGAAGGAGAACGCGACGAGGCAAGAGGCCCTCGCGGCCTGCACCAAGGCCAATGCTCACACCTTCGTCCTGGGCCTGCCAGATGGCTACGATACACAG GTTGGCGACCGTGGGACCCAGCTGTCGGGTGGGCAGAAGCAGCGGATCGCGCTCGCGCGCGCAATCATCCGGGACCCGCGCATCCTGCTGCTGGACGAGCCCACCAGCGCCCTGGACGCCGAGTCTGAGGCTCTGGTGCAGCGGTCTATTGACCACCTTTCAGCCGGGCGCACCGTGGTGGTCATCGCCCATCGCCTCGCCACCGTCCGCAATGCTGACACCATCGCCGTGCTCGACCGCGGGGCCGTAGTGGAGTCTGGCCGCCACGCTGATCTGATGGCTCGGGGCGGTCCATACGCTGCCCTTGTGAAGCTCGCGGCGGACGGTGGCAG TTTCACCGATGAGTCAGGGtatgagatgtccatgatgtcCAAGTCACGGCACCGTGTGGAGACGATCCACGAAGAGGCGAGCCCGAAGGATGCTCCCGCAAAGTTCAGTGTCTCGGAAATATGGCAGCTGCAGCGGCGGGAAGGCCCCTTGCTGATCTTGGGTTTTCTGATGGGCATAAATGCTGGAGCTGTGTTCTCGGTGTTCCCGCTGCTCCTGGGCCAGGCCGTCGAGGTGTACTTTGATGCCGACACGTCAAAGATGAAGCGGCAGGTGGGCTATCTGGCGGTCGCCGTGGTTGGCCTCGGCGTGGCTTGCATCCTGACCATGATAGGGCAGCAGGGTCTGTGCGGATGGGCGGGTGCTCGGCTCACCATGCGTGTCCGAGACCGCCTCTTCCGCGCCATCATGAAGCAGGAGCCGGCGTGGTTCGACGAGGAAGACAACGCCATGGGTGTCCTCGTGACACGGCTGGCGCGGGACGCCATCGCATTCCGGTCCATGTTCGGAGACAGGTACGCCGTGCTCTTGATGGCCGTGGGCTCAGCCGGTGTGGGACTCGGCATATGCTTCGCGCTGGACTGGCGGCTGACGCTTGTCGCCATGGGCTGCACGCCGTTGACGCTTGGTGCCAGTTATCTCAATCTGCTCATCAACGTCGGCCCAAAGTCGGACGATGGCACGTACGCAAGGGCCAGCAGCGTTGCCGCTGGCGCCGTGTCCAACGTGCGCACTGTGGCTGCTCTCTGCGCCCAGGGCAACATCGTCCGAACCTTCAACCGGGCACTCGATGCCCCCGTGTCCAAGGCTCGGAGGAGGTCACAGATCATGGGCATCATCCTCGGGCTCTCCCAAGGCGCCATGTACGGCGCCTACACGGTCACACTTTGGGCTGGTGCTCTCTTCATAAAGAGAGACGAGTCCAAATTCGGTAACGTGTCCAAGATCTTCCTCATCCTTGTGCTAAGTTCCTTCTCTGTTGGCCAACTGGCTGGCCTTGCCCCCGACACATCCGGCGCACCAGCGGCCATCGCGGGCATACTGTCCATATTGAAGCGTCGCCCGACGATCAACGAGGATGCTGCCAAGCGGCGAACAATCAAAGATGGGAGGCCCATTGATGTGGATCTGAAGAATGTGACGTTTGCATACCCATCGCGTCCAGGTGTGACAGTGCTGAATGGATTCTCAATGCGCGTGAAGGCAGGAAGCACCACTGCAGTGGTCGGTGCGAGTGGTAGCGGGAAGTCCACGGTGGTGTGGTTGGTACAACGATTCTACGACCCGGTGGATGGCAAAGTGATGGTAGGGAGTATTGATGTACGGGAACTGGACCTCAAGTGGCTTCGAGGGGAGTGTGCGATGGTGGGCCAGGAGCCGGCCCTGTTCACTGGGTCCATAAGAGAGAACATCGGGTTCGGCAACCAAAAGGCTTCGTGGGCTGAGATTGAAGATGCGGCCAAGGAGGCCAACATCCATAAGTTCATTGCTGGGCTTCCCGATGGCTATGATACTCAG GTAGGAGAGAGTGGGGTCCAATTGTCAGGGGGGCAGAAGCAGAGGATCGCAATTGCACGAGCAATCGTCAAGCAATCCAGGATACTACTTCTGGACGAGGCTAGCAGCGCGTTGGATCTTGAATCCGAAAAGCATGTGCAGGAAGCACTCAGGAAAGTCTCACGGCGTGCAACGACTATCGTGGTAGCACACCGCCTCTCCACTGTCCGTGAAGCCGACCGCATTGCTGTTGTCAGCAACGGAAGGGTCATCGAGTTCGGAAGCCACGACGACCTTCTAGCGAACCATCGTGATGGTTTGTACGCCGACATGGTTAAGGCAGAAGTGGAAGCGCAAGCGTTCGCCTAG